From Solanum lycopersicum chromosome 4, SLM_r2.1:
AATCTTCCACTTAGACTCTTAACTATGCATTTACAACTTGCACAaacattcatttatttcttaccAAAAGAAATTTATCAAGTTATTTTCTCATGTAATTTTGTCTAGTAGTGTTTCGTCGTTACAAATTGATTTTGTACTAGGTCTTGAGAGAGCTTCTCAGAAAACCTTCCAAGAATGTACTTATTTTCAGGAAATTTATCATAAAAGTTCTCTCAAGCATACAAAATAGATCAAACTTCACTATGATTCTCCCACTACGATTAAGCACTACTATATTATCACACTTTCATGATCCTGAGTcttattaatttctttaaaaaatttctatattgaaatattaacaACTTTTCATGTAGTGTTCATGTGCTCAACATCACTCCCACTACTTGAGATAGTCGTTTTGTTATGTCTAGTAACGTTTCTCCCACTACTTAAATGTAATGGAACGTTAGACATATCGATTAGATGTTCTTGAGCGTCTGTATTTACAATTGACTTATTTGTTATATCTTTGTTCAATTGCCGTAAAACTAATTTACTTCTAGGAACATGATTTACTAAATTATCCTTTTCTAAAATAAGACAGTTGTGTTAACAATTGACTTACTTTCTTTACGACACTATAATAAACTTTGTTTTATTCTTTAGGATATCCAATTAACACACATATTTCGTTCTTAATTCCAATTTTCTTATCATCCCACTCAACATATGTGCTGGACAATTCTCTATCTGAACATGTCACATATTAGACATACATCAAATCCAACTAGTTCTATAGTTGTTCAACGTACTGATTTGAAAGAATTGAATTTAGAATGTCATATGTAGTTATTAGACGTATcccaaaagaaacaaaataactaataataagtCAATAATTAATCTTATCATCTTCTTAagattctaattttttttctcttctacaCCAATCTATTATAGAGCATCTTGTGTAGACAATTGAAATGCAATTATTATATAAGATAAGTGACTCATGAGCTCGGCAAAGAGGTTTCCGTTACTTCAATCAAACTAatgtgattttatatatttttcatgatgttatattattCAGACTTccaaaacatcaaaaaatatatactcaCATTATGAGTAACTGTTTGTGGAAAATTCTAAATACTCAAATTCACCTCTTTCCTGATTGATCATTTACCTCacaaatcaaaatagaataattatGACTTATCACTACCAATAGGAAAGATCTCttagttatttttctttctGAACAGAATGAATTGTTATGTCCATCCATTAACCAACCTCGAAGTtctattcaaattaaaatattaacgTAGATGTTAGTATACAATAAGCTTCATTCAATTTAAAAGATACTTTCTCTTATGAGATAgattaataaaattcaatttgtgcaaaataatattttttaaaaatcacgcATTAATATaccataagaaataaaatattcatcaaactcaCTGATAGGAGAGTtacatacaaatatatcaaatattcatcTCTTATCTAGTTAAAAActgaaaataattccttctaaCATAAAGTACATGTATAATGCATTCTTTGAATTAATATCTTATCTCTTCCAAAAGAAAAGTTTAAGTTGTACTAAGTGGGTGTGTAAAGTCTATTGAGAATATGATATAATACATTAAATAGATCATAACATTTTGAATAatctcaaataataaaattcaaggcTCATTTATACTTATATATTCATGCATCTTTAATAGTCAATCGATGAAATTGGAGAACTACTCATGCAATACACATGTACAATGACCgattatttactttataaactTATACAGACATAACTCAATTGGAGAGTCTACTGCAAGTATAAGTCAACCGAAAATACTCTAGTTACATTGATCCAATCTTATATTACTCAGTTTAGGAGAATTCAATTTCATCCGATGGGTAGGAAGATCTAAGTCAAcacataaaactaatatttcACTACTATTTAATCAAGTATGACCcaaatttcatataattattgaaaaaaaatcaatttcttacTAGGTCGTTCTTATGAATCTACCAAATTTCAGATCAATCAGagttctttttttcaaattccaAAACGATGATCAATTTGATTGAAACATTATATGgtcaaaataaagtttaaaatgtttccGTTCTAAAATTCTTATCACATGACACATACCATTATTTGTGAAATAGATTCACAAATCAAGAACCAAgaacaatattctaaaaaactCTTTACTTTATCTGAATAGTATTTTCCAAAAATCTGTATTTTATGAttgcatttaaaaaaaataaaacacacctcATAGATATCCATGCAtcttgaataataaattttgattaaaaattgacTACTCATACAACATAGATATGTGATGTCAGATACTCACTTCAACAACTTTAAAACAAAAGCCAACTAGATGGAGAGTATATCATTATCCCTTGATCCATTGATCCAATcaaatattattcaatttagGAGAGTCTATACAAATAATCAAAACTAGAGATTAAACTTTAATGACTTGTATTAATCTCATCTGCTATGGAGGAAGGTCTAAGTAAACACATGAACTTAATACTTCACTAAAATTTAGTCATGaagaccaaaaaaattaaactctaTCACCACTATATCATAGTCGAGtaattttttggtaaaattaatttaacgacataaaattatcaaatcacTGCATAATAATGAGTGTTTTAAATTTGATCCATTTTTATGAACCTACCAAATTTCAGATCAATTAGAGTTCAAAAATGGAGTTGACATTGTAcgtgattaaataaatttatattgatgaGAAAGTACttttagatttgaaattagtATTGTCACCCTTGGGTGGAATCTGTATCCGTCTTAAAatgcttaaatagaaagagtcacattataaaaattttagagACTACAATGTGTTTGCTAAAAAAACTTTGATACCAGTTACAGTTTAGGAGTAAAGCAAATGGCTAGTGTGGTTatgatatttgttattttaaaattcttgGCTCTAGTGGAGTACTGTGAGAAGTATGTGGAGTCCAATAAATCAAGTGTGTGTACGATGTAATGGGGGATAGAATAATTGagagttaatacctcagatggtcactcaactatgcactcttctctcagaaaatcacttaacttttaattttcactcaaaagtcactcaactatgcatttctttctcagaaagtcactcaactttgaattttaactcaaaagtcactcaactatccactctttcctcagaaagtcactcaatctattaaattattttttaattaaaatttattgatattaattatttatataacaaaccaaaagttttaaaaaaataaatcaaaccatttagtgatccacccacctaacccaatccattttaaaaatatgatatgacccattttattttctctttaatcctaaattattctctctttaaaccttgaattaggattaaagaaaaaataaaatggtcatatcatattttttaaatgggtcgggttaggtgggtggatcactaaatggtttaatttatttttaaaaatttttggtttgttatataaataattaatatcaataaattttaattaaaaataatttaatagattgagtgactttttgaggaaagagtggatagttgagtgacttttgagttaaaattgaaagttaagtgactttctgagaaaaaagtgcatagttgagtgacttttgagtgaaaattgaaagttgagtgactttctgagagaagagtgcatagttgagtaaccatctgaggtattaactTTTCTAGAGAGCAGAGAGAGgctaaggttgaggagttcatcaacctacgTCAGGGTGGTATGTCattcaaggaatactccttgaagtttgttaagctttccaaatatgcttcttTCGTGGTGTCCAATagtagggatgagatgagcaggtttATGAATGGTGTATCGAAGGATCTGGAGGAGGAATGTCAGGCAGCCATGTTGCATGATAACAGGGACCTTGGTAGGTTGATGGTACATGCACAGCAGGTGGAGGAGAGTCGTCGGAGGAAGAGAGGCCGAGAAGTCAAAAATCATAGGCCCTCAGATCGGGCTGGTTTTAGCACTGGTAGGAGTTTATTTGGAGTCCAGGAGAGGCCaaagttcaagaagaggcaCCAACACTTAGGTAATCCTACTCCTTCTAGGAGCACTAATGCTAAAAGGGGCCAGTCTTGCCACAAGAAGGGCAATGATATAAATGTCCAGCATGATAGAAAGTCGTGTGGTAAGTGTGGCAATTTGCATGGAGGTGAGTGATTGGAAGGTACTAATGCCTGTTATGGGTGCGGCAAGAGTGGGCGTATAATCAGGGATTGCCCACATGTGAAGAATCAGGCCAAGGAAGATACTCAGACTCAGTCTAATCCTACTAGTGCAGCCGAGCCTCCCAAGAGGAACAAGTTCTATGCTTTGAAAGGTAGAGAGGAGCAAGAGAAGTCAGCTGATGCGGTAACTAGTAACTTGTTGTCTTTTCTCTTCCTCTGTATACATTGTCAGATCCAGGATCCACCTTGTCTTTTGTTACTCTTTTAATAACTAGTAAATTCGACTTGCTTCTTGAGatcttgcatgaacctttttctagttagtactcccATAGGGGACAATATTAGAGCTGAAAGAGTATATAAATGTTGCCGATAACTATTCTTGATTATGTTGACCTAATATAATTAATCATGCctaactttgatataattttgggtGTGGATTGGCTCCATAAGTGTTATGCTACCATAGAATGTCGAAACAGGGTAGTAAGGTTTCAGTTTCCTAATGAGTTAGAGCTGGAATGGGAAGGGCGTACTTCAAATCCAACAGGCCAAATAGTTTCCCATCTTAAAGTcaacaagatgttatctaaggggtaATCATATCACTTAGTCAGAGTTAATGACTTAGAACATTaagttccttccatagactccgTGTCCATAGTGAATGAGTTTCAAGATGTCTTTCCGGAGGATTTACCAAGAATCCCTCCTGAACGCAAAATTGACTTTGGTTTTGACTTAGATCCCAACACCAAACCaatttccattcctccttatagaatggctccagctgaactcaaagagttgaagttacagttaaaagatctacttgataagggcttcatccaGCCGACCATATTCCCAACGGGTGCTTCAGTGTTGTTCGTTAAGAAAAAGtatggaacccttagaatgtgtatcgattatcggcaactcaacaaagtcactataaagaacaaatacCCTTTTCCCGaaattgatgatctatttgatcaagtccaaggttcaagtttcttttctaaaatagatCTTTGGTCAGGGTATCACCAGCTTCGAGTGAGACAAGAGGACATTCCTAAGACTGTCTTTCGTACTAGGTATGGTAATTACGAGTTTCTTttcatgtcatttggtctcacaaaTGCACCAGCCCcgtttatggaccttatgaatagggtcttccgtgaataccttgattcttttgtcatAGTATTCTTAAATGACATCCTCATCTACTATAAGACCAGataagagcatgaacaacatttgagaatgACATTGCAAGTAGTCAGGGAACATCAGTTATATGCAAAATTCAGCAAATGTGAATTTTGgctgagatcagtgaccttctttggtcatgttgtgtccgaccAGGGTCTAGAGGTTGATCTGAAAAAGACTGAATCAGTAAAGAACTGGCCGAGACCCCCCACTTCTACAGACATCCGGAGTTTCTTACGTTTGGCTAATTACTATCGATGGTTTGTTGAGGGCTTTACCACTATTGTTGCTCCATTGACAGTTTTAACAAAGGAGAAGGCgaagtttgagtggtctgaAACTTGTGAAAAGAGCTTCCAAGAGATCAAAGACCGACTCACTTCAGCTTTAGTTCTCATATTTTCAAGGATTGGTGTAGGGTATGTGGTATACTATGATGCTTTCCGAgtaggtttgggatgtgttcttatgcaggatGGCAAGGTGATTGCATATGCATTAAGACAGTTGAAAATCCACAAGAAGAATTACCCTACCCATGATTTTGAGTTAGCTGTTGTGGTATTTGCGTTAAAACTTTAGAGACATTACTTATATCATGTACATGTCGATGTATTTACAGACCATGAAAGTCTTCAGTATGTTTTTACAcagaaaaaattgaatcttcATTAGAGAAGATGGCTAGAGTTGCtcaggattatgacatgagtgtccactATCACTCAAGTAAGGCCAATGTagtggctgatgctttgagaTGATTGAGCATGGGCAGTGTGTCTCATATTGATGATTACAAGAAGGAGTTGTTTAAAGAGGTACATCAATTGGCTAGGTTAGGTGTACGGATGGTAGATACACCAAGTGGGGGTGTTTTAGTTCATTCCAGTTCTGAATCCTCATTTTTTGTAGGTGTTAAAGCTAAGTAACATCTCGAACCAGTACTCATGGATTTGAAAGACTAATTGTTGAGCAAGCTGAATGACTCATTTTCCCTAGGTTGGATGGTGTGATTATATACCAGGGCAGATTTTGTGTGCCCAATATTGATAATTTGATATCTAATATTATTTGCAGAGTCTCATGGCTCTAGGTATTCCATTCATCTaggttccacaaaaatgtatcatgatctcaagaaaatctattggtgggaaggtatgaagcgagatatttttaagtttttggaGGAGTGTCCAAATCGCCAACATGTTAAGGTTGAACATCTTAAGTCTGGAGGTCTTACCCAGTCGATTGAGATCCTAACATGGAAGTGGAAgctattaatatggactttgtggttggtctgcCCATGACCAGGAAGCTGCATGATTACATTTGGTTCATTGTTGACAAGATGACTAAGTCTGGTTACTTCATTCATGTGAAGTCTATTTACAGAGCCAAAGATTATGCCAAGTTGTATATTGATGAGATAGTAATGTGGGATGGGATCCCTTTATCTATCATTTCGGATAGGGGAGCCCAGTTCACTTCTCACTTTTATAGATCTTTACAAAAGAGCTTGGGTACAAAAGTGATGCTCAATTTTCTATTTATCCTCAGACGAATGTACAAGCAGCGCGTATCATTCAAACCCTTGAAGACATTCTAAAAGCATGTGTTATGACTTCACTgggagttgggatgatcacttgtCACTGATTGAGTTCTACTATAATAATATCTACCATTCCAGTATTGGGATGGCACCTTTTGAAgcactgtatggtaggagatgtagatcccCAGTTTGTTGGTTTGAGGTAGGATAGTCTTCTATCCTTGGCCCTGACATCATACATGAGGCTGTGGAAAAGGTAAGAATGATTAGGGATAGATTTGCTACTACTTACAGTCGTCAAAAATCCTATGTTGATAAAAGGAAGAGGGATCTTGAATTCAAGATAGGTGATCAAGTCTACCtgaagatatcacccatgaaaggggtgatgaggtttggtaatAAAGGGAAGTTGAGTTCGAGGTACATAGGTCCTTATGAGATCTTACAACGAAGGGAATGTTGCCTATGAACTGAAGTTACCAAATGACTTGGTTTCTGTTCATCCAGTGTTTCATGTTTCGATGCTTAAGAAGTGTCTGGGTGATCCAGCATTCATCCTGCCTGTTGAGGGGTTAGTAGTcgatgagaacctttcttatgaagaggttccagttgaaattttagatcgccatgtgaagcggctgaggaacaagtAGGTGGCCACAGTAAAGGTATTATagaggaaccaccttgttgaggtagcaacatgggaggccgagtccgacatgagatcccgttaccctcacttgttcagttcttgaggttagatatactcttcctaagtcTGAATTTTTTAAGAAGCTCTAAATTTTAGTGCAATAGTCAATTTTGGTGTTTTAAGTCCATAATTGTGCGTTTTATACTTGCACTATATGATGTAATATGAGTTCATTCTTGCATTCATGTTGCTGATTTTGTATAGTGTTGACGTGATCTTTTATCGCATGAATTGTGATGTTCATTGAGTTAAAGTGAGATTGAGATTGATGTTCCTCAATCTCAGATATGAAGCTTTAGATAAGCTTGGAGTGATGTGCATCATCCAGAGTAAgttgtgaatcagatattcataaagagtaaagtttcaagtatgttgatgtgtttttcGAAAATACCATCTTTGAGTCAAAATGATGTGtaatgtcattcggggacgaatgttcctaaggagggGGGGGTGTAATGTAACATTCTAGAAAATGTATTTGTCTAGTGAAGGgtctattaggttttaagaatatgtattggggtacataggcatcccaatacccaatattgagtaatattgggcatgttagagaatattggcttaacgGTGTTAGTCAATTTCAATGTATTAAGATACACTTTGATTCCCAAATGCTCCAATTCaagcttgtttaggaattgtacctacaatgaagaccctaagctaaaattttTGATTTCATAGCTTACacacattaggtacgaggcatccaagGGTCAAACCTAGGTACCAtggcacatgatcatttaagaTGATCgtgtagattaagcagtgcccaaggacatagtgaggttCCTTGGACAAGAAATGCacagcaacacatgtgcaagcacatgtgcaagagaCCAAACGACCAAGCCCCAACCTAATTCGGTTTGGGCAGTTAAGGGGCAGGCACGCGCTCGGGTAAAGCCATGTGTGGCCTAGCTTACTAACCAACTCTAGGCTCTAActaactaaataacctaggattaactaaaataaactaactagtgtaCCCATGACCTATAATCTAACTAGGTGACACTAGTCgagtaactaactaaagaaacactCTAATACCTAActtaggatggtccaaagaggttggttatggtcctagtgacttaggggtactttagtaagtaccctaggtcacttaattaattaaattatcaatttaattaattaatttaaaattcattctgAAACTGAAACCATtagcaaattttcagatttggctaagtcaaatgctctcctatttttagtcaatttaagagcggcattttggtaattagctaatagattat
This genomic window contains:
- the LOC138348102 gene encoding uncharacterized mitochondrial protein AtMg00860-like, which gives rise to MTLQVVREHQLYAKFSKCEFWLRSVTFFGHVVSDQGLEVDLKKTESVKNWPRPPTSTDIRSFLRLANYYRWFVEGFTTIVAPLTVLTKEKAKFEWSETCEKSFQEIKDRLTSALVLIFSRIGVGYVVYYDAFRVGLGCVLMQDGKVIAYALRQLKIHKKNYPTHDFELAVVVFALKL